The following are encoded together in the Acidimicrobiales bacterium genome:
- a CDS encoding type II toxin-antitoxin system VapC family toxin yields MTIVLDSWAVLRYLENTEPAATLVSDLLDDDRPLMSWINLGEVHYVLRRAHGEDDAMEAVRDLRDLIDVRLPDERLVLGAARLKADHPMAYADAFGAALAVAEDATLWTGDPELLLDGSRWRWNDLRHRG; encoded by the coding sequence ATGACGATCGTCCTCGACTCCTGGGCCGTGCTCAGGTACCTCGAGAACACCGAGCCGGCCGCGACCCTCGTCTCCGATCTCCTCGATGACGATCGGCCCCTGATGTCCTGGATCAACCTGGGAGAGGTGCACTACGTCCTACGTCGTGCACATGGCGAGGACGACGCCATGGAGGCCGTGCGCGACCTTCGCGACCTGATCGACGTCCGACTCCCAGACGAGCGCCTCGTGCTCGGCGCGGCCCGCCTGAAGGCTGACCACCCGATGGCCTACGCCGATGCATTCGGCGCTGCGCTCGCTGTCGCTGAAGATGCGACGCTGTGGACGGGCGACCCCGAGTTGCTCCTGGACGGGTCGCGGTGGCGGTGGAACGACCTACGTCATCGAGGCTGA